In Salarias fasciatus unplaced genomic scaffold, fSalaFa1.1, whole genome shotgun sequence, a genomic segment contains:
- the LOC115385454 gene encoding pannexin-1: MAIAHVATEYVFSDFLLKDPSQARYRSVRTELAVDKVVTCVAVGLPLLFISLAFAQEVSVGSQISCFAPSNFSWRQAAYVDSFCWAAVHTHTPLWLHKFFPYILLLVAVLMYTPALLWRFLAAPLLQSDLGFIMEELDRSYNRAVTLAKRMASAGLLTPDSDPTDGCFNYPLVEKFLTTKRCSRTLLLYYLLCRGLTLVTLLCACCYLGYYLRLASVQDEFGCSLRVGLLESDASVPELVQCKLIAVGVFSLLSLVNLVFFLGLIPVVVFAGLRPLLLRGHARFLETYQSLPTVSVLPSPTGAGQCNDLSLYLLFLEENVSELKSYKYIKVLELLKRRGDCAGEDFDAMGLLQTLCLVKMDTLDGTGAAAAAAAQNQSPEKTDAEEAADLGPGRLNPGGLNSGATDTEMKELAPLLSENCDVTGSRPGEDGGVLRQRPM, translated from the exons ATGGCCATCGCCCACGTGGCCACAGAGTACGTCTTCAGCGACTTCCTGCTGAAGGACCCCAGCCAGGCCCGGTACCGCAGCGTCCGCACCGAGCTGGCGGTGGACAAGGTGGTGACGTGCGTGGCGGTGGGGCTGCCGCTGCTCTTCATCTCGCTGGCCTTCGCTCAGGAAGTCTCcgttg GAAGTCAGATCAGCTGCTTCGCTCCCTCCAACTTCTCCTGGAGGCAAGCTGCGTACGTGGACTCCTTCTGCTGGGCGgcggtgcacacacacacgcctctgtGGCTGcacaag TTCTTCCCCtacatcctgctgctggtggcggtGCTCATGTACACTCCCGCCTTGTTGTGGAGGTTCCTGGCGGCGCCGCTGCTGCAGTCGGACCTGGGCTTCATCATGGAGGAGTTGGACCGGTCCTACAACCGAGCCGTCACTCTGGCCAAGCGCATGGCCTCGGCGGGCCTGCTGACCCCAGACAG CGACCCCACCGACGGCTGCTTCAACTACCCGCTGGTGGAGAAGTTCCTGACCACCAAGCGCTGCTCGCGGACGCTGCTGCTGTACTACCTGCTGTGCCGCGGCCTGACTCTGGTCACGCTGCTGTGCGCCTGCTGCTACCTGGGCTACTACCTGCGCCTGGCGTCCGTGCAGGACGAGTTCGGCTGCTCGCTGCGCGTGGGCCTGCTGGAGTCGGACGCCAGCGTGCCCGAGCTGGTGCAGTGTAAGCTCATCGCTGTGGGCGTCTTCTCCCTGCTCAG CCTCGTCAACCTGGTCTTCTTCCTGGGTCTGATTCCTGTGGTGGTCTTTGCcgggctccgccccctgctcctccGAGGCCACGCCCGCTTCCTGGAGACCTACCAGTCGCTGCCCACCGTCAGCGTCCTGCCCTCCCCCACCGGCGCCGGGCAGTGCAATGACCTGTCTCTGTATCTgctcttcctggaggagaaCGTCAGCGAACTCAAGTCCTACAAGTAcatcaag gtgctggagctgctcaagAGACGAGGCGACTGTGCCGGGGAGGACTTTGACGCCATGGGTCTGCTGCAGACGCTCTGCCTGGTGAAGATGGACACGCTGGACGGGACCGGAgcggcggccgcggccgcgGCACAAAACCAGAGCCCAGAGAAGACGGATGCAGAAGAAGCAGCCGACCTCGGCCCCGGGCGTTTAAATCCAGGCGGGTTAAACAGCGGCGCGACGGACACCGAGATGAAAG AGCTGGCACCCTTGTTATCGGAGAACTGCGACGTGACGGGAAGCAGACCTGGAGAGGACGGAGGGGTTCTCCGGCAGAGGCCGATGTGA